From one Catellatospora sp. IY07-71 genomic stretch:
- a CDS encoding lytic polysaccharide monooxygenase — MRVASRAAVATTLLAIVPTLAVLALSGSASSHGTMTTPASRVYSCYLEGPESPDTPACQAVVALGGTQPLYDWNEVNIANAAGQHRSLIPDGKLCSANRSKYAGLDLGRSDWKTTTLPASGAYTFRIRATAPHRGNWQLYITRPGYNPLTPLRWSDLEASPFLNVTDPAVVDGYYSLTGTIPAGHPGRHLIYMIWQRSDSPEAFYSCADVVIGGTVPSPSVSASPSASPSASPSPSTSPSASPSPSTSPSTSPSASPSASPTGSTPAWAPNVSYAVGARVTYGGKVYTCRQAHTSLTGWEPATTPALWLAV; from the coding sequence ATGCGCGTCGCTTCCCGCGCTGCCGTCGCCACGACCCTGCTGGCCATCGTGCCCACCCTTGCCGTGCTCGCCCTGTCGGGCAGCGCGTCGAGCCACGGGACCATGACCACCCCGGCCAGCCGGGTCTACTCCTGCTACCTGGAGGGCCCCGAGTCCCCCGACACCCCCGCCTGCCAGGCCGTCGTCGCGCTCGGCGGCACCCAGCCGCTCTACGACTGGAACGAGGTGAACATCGCCAACGCCGCCGGGCAGCACCGCAGCCTCATCCCCGACGGCAAGCTGTGCAGCGCCAACCGCAGCAAGTACGCCGGCCTCGACCTGGGCCGCAGCGACTGGAAGACGACGACGCTGCCCGCGTCCGGCGCGTACACGTTCCGCATCCGCGCCACCGCGCCGCACCGGGGCAACTGGCAGCTCTACATCACCCGGCCCGGCTACAACCCGCTCACGCCGCTGCGCTGGAGCGACCTCGAGGCCAGCCCGTTCCTGAACGTCACCGACCCCGCCGTCGTCGACGGCTACTACAGCCTGACCGGCACCATCCCGGCCGGGCACCCGGGCCGCCACCTGATCTACATGATCTGGCAGCGCTCGGACAGCCCCGAGGCGTTCTACTCCTGCGCCGACGTGGTCATCGGCGGCACCGTCCCATCGCCGTCCGTCTCGGCCTCCCCGAGCGCGTCGCCCAGCGCGTCGCCGTCGCCCAGCACCTCGCCGAGCGCGTCGCCGTCGCCCAGCACCTCCCCCAGCACGTCGCCGAGCGCGTCGCCCAGCGCCAGCCCGACCGGCAGCACCCCGGCCTGGGCGCCGAACGTCAGCTACGCCGTCGGCGCCCGCGTGACGTACGGCGGCAAGGTCTACACCTGCCGCCAGGCGCACACCTCGCTGACCGGCTGGGAGCCCGCCACCACCCCCGCACTGTGGCTGGCCGTCTGA
- a CDS encoding SigE family RNA polymerase sigma factor encodes MAHADTFAEFVTTRSSRLLRTAYLLTHDWGQAEDLLQTSLVKAWSAWRRIEADPEPYVRRILVNTYATWWRRRWRGEQPAEQLPEPAGSEPHLDVDARDEVWRALGRLPRRQRAVLVLRYFEDLSEAQIAEVMGVSVGTVKSQAAKALARLRLDESLTLEGALR; translated from the coding sequence GTGGCGCACGCCGACACCTTCGCGGAGTTCGTGACGACCCGGTCGTCGCGCCTGCTCCGCACCGCCTACCTGCTCACCCATGACTGGGGGCAGGCCGAGGACCTGCTGCAGACCAGCCTGGTCAAGGCGTGGAGCGCCTGGCGGCGCATCGAGGCCGACCCCGAGCCGTACGTGCGCCGCATCCTCGTCAACACGTACGCCACCTGGTGGCGGCGGCGCTGGCGCGGTGAGCAGCCCGCCGAGCAGCTGCCCGAACCGGCGGGCAGCGAACCGCACCTGGACGTCGACGCGCGCGACGAGGTGTGGCGGGCGCTGGGGCGGCTGCCGCGTCGCCAGCGGGCGGTGCTCGTGCTGCGCTATTTCGAGGACCTCAGCGAGGCGCAGATCGCCGAGGTCATGGGGGTGTCCGTCGGCACCGTGAAGAGCCAGGCCGCGAAGGCGCTGGCCCGCCTGCGGCTGGACGAGTCGCTCACGCTCGAGGGGGCCCTCCGATGA
- a CDS encoding AAA family ATPase encodes MRPLRLDLRGFTVFREPTTVDLTDCDFFALVGPTGSGKSTLLDAICFALYGTAPRWGGGKSVAHALAPSATEAAVRLIFEAGGTRYAATRVVRRDGKGRVATRAAGLQALTPGFDASVLDGDELLEELGEALAGTPSELDHAVSEVVGLPYDQFVKCVVLPQGAFAAFLHARPAERQEILVRLLGLDVYEKIRERAAGLVTEANGKLAATEPVLAELTAAASDEAIEAAEQRVERVRVLAAAVDAALPELDAAQRQAEQVAADAAAAEQRLRVLTAVATPAGVATLAETARSAAAAAQDAAIAVGTAEESEEKVRAQLEAAPDPTVLRGLLEAYAESARLQTQLAELTAAAAQARQVHEAALGSQQQALAREKQAETGLTEAQQALLAAQTADRAAWLRRDLKAGHDCPVCTQPVAKVPAMPDQPAMTAAKKVVEQAEKALATARSGREELDRRVTEADRRLTRATAQHEPMTARAAEVARVLEGAAPVPVLREQLAAAEALRRELTEATAALRTAREQQRRAAAGAQQAQDRLTAGWRAFDTARDSVAALTPPPADRDDLAAAWRTLDGWAREQAGAAQAARDGERARLAQAREHAAGLVHRLDELFAAAELRRPGAGEHQRAAAVTVERAAAARDALLERRAQAEALRAQRAAVEADKQVATALATHLRANNFEAWLLQEALDALVDGASAILRELSNGQYDLIHEDREFFVVDHHDAGLRRTVRTLSGGETFQASLALALALADQLGGLSPTASLESIMLDEGFGTLDASTLDTVAATLENLAATGDRMVGVVTHVQALAERIPVRFEITKDARTARVERLG; translated from the coding sequence ATGAGACCGCTGCGACTGGACCTGCGCGGCTTCACGGTGTTCCGGGAGCCGACCACGGTCGATCTGACCGACTGCGACTTCTTCGCCCTGGTCGGGCCGACCGGCTCGGGCAAGTCGACGCTGCTGGACGCGATCTGCTTCGCGCTGTACGGCACCGCGCCGCGCTGGGGCGGCGGCAAGAGCGTCGCGCACGCGCTGGCCCCGTCCGCCACCGAGGCCGCGGTCCGGCTGATCTTCGAGGCCGGGGGCACCCGGTACGCCGCGACGCGAGTGGTCCGCCGCGACGGCAAGGGTCGCGTGGCGACCCGGGCCGCCGGGCTCCAGGCGCTCACCCCGGGCTTCGACGCGTCCGTGCTGGACGGTGACGAGCTGCTGGAGGAGCTGGGCGAGGCGCTGGCCGGCACCCCGAGCGAGCTGGACCACGCCGTGTCCGAAGTGGTGGGCCTCCCGTACGACCAGTTCGTGAAGTGCGTGGTGCTGCCGCAGGGCGCGTTCGCCGCGTTCCTGCACGCGCGGCCCGCCGAGCGGCAGGAGATCCTGGTCCGGCTGCTGGGCCTGGACGTGTACGAGAAGATCCGCGAGCGGGCCGCCGGGCTGGTCACCGAGGCCAACGGCAAGCTGGCCGCGACCGAGCCGGTGCTGGCCGAGCTGACCGCGGCGGCGTCCGACGAGGCGATCGAGGCCGCCGAGCAGCGCGTCGAGCGGGTCCGGGTGCTGGCCGCCGCGGTGGACGCGGCGCTGCCGGAGCTGGACGCGGCGCAGCGCCAGGCCGAGCAGGTCGCCGCCGACGCGGCCGCCGCCGAGCAGCGGCTGCGCGTGCTGACCGCGGTCGCGACCCCGGCCGGGGTGGCGACGCTGGCCGAGACGGCCCGGTCGGCCGCCGCCGCCGCGCAGGACGCCGCGATCGCGGTGGGCACCGCCGAGGAGTCCGAGGAGAAGGTGCGCGCCCAGCTGGAGGCGGCCCCGGACCCGACGGTGCTGCGCGGCCTGCTGGAGGCGTACGCCGAGTCCGCCCGCCTGCAGACCCAGCTCGCCGAGCTGACCGCCGCCGCGGCGCAGGCCCGGCAGGTGCACGAGGCCGCGCTCGGCTCCCAGCAGCAGGCGCTGGCCCGGGAGAAGCAGGCCGAGACCGGCCTGACCGAGGCGCAGCAGGCGCTGCTCGCCGCGCAGACCGCCGACCGGGCGGCCTGGCTGCGGCGGGACCTGAAGGCGGGACACGACTGCCCGGTCTGCACCCAGCCGGTGGCGAAGGTGCCGGCCATGCCGGACCAGCCCGCGATGACCGCGGCCAAGAAGGTCGTCGAGCAGGCCGAGAAGGCACTGGCCACGGCCCGCTCCGGCCGGGAGGAGCTGGACCGCCGCGTCACCGAGGCCGATCGTCGGCTTACCCGCGCCACGGCACAGCACGAGCCGATGACCGCGCGCGCCGCCGAGGTGGCCCGCGTGCTGGAGGGTGCCGCACCGGTGCCCGTGCTCCGCGAGCAGCTCGCCGCGGCCGAGGCGCTGCGCCGGGAGCTGACCGAGGCCACCGCCGCGCTGCGTACCGCCCGGGAGCAGCAGCGCCGCGCGGCCGCGGGCGCGCAGCAGGCGCAGGACCGGCTGACCGCGGGCTGGCGGGCGTTCGACACGGCCCGCGACAGCGTCGCCGCGCTGACCCCGCCCCCGGCCGACCGCGACGACCTGGCCGCCGCCTGGCGCACCCTCGACGGCTGGGCGCGCGAGCAGGCGGGGGCCGCGCAGGCCGCCCGGGACGGCGAGCGGGCCCGGCTGGCGCAGGCCCGCGAGCACGCGGCGGGCCTGGTGCACCGGCTCGACGAGCTGTTCGCCGCCGCCGAGCTGCGCCGACCCGGCGCCGGGGAGCACCAGCGCGCCGCCGCCGTCACCGTGGAGCGCGCCGCCGCCGCGCGGGACGCGCTGCTGGAGCGGCGGGCGCAGGCCGAGGCGCTGCGCGCGCAGCGGGCCGCGGTCGAGGCCGACAAGCAGGTGGCCACGGCGCTGGCCACGCACCTGCGGGCCAACAACTTCGAGGCGTGGCTGCTGCAGGAGGCGCTGGACGCGCTGGTCGACGGCGCGTCGGCGATCCTGCGCGAGCTGTCCAACGGGCAGTACGACCTGATCCACGAGGACCGCGAGTTCTTCGTGGTGGACCACCACGACGCCGGGCTGCGGCGCACCGTGCGCACGCTGTCGGGCGGCGAGACGTTCCAGGCCTCGCTGGCGCTGGCGCTCGCGCTGGCCGACCAGCTCGGCGGCCTGTCCCCGACGGCGAGCCTGGAGTCCATCATGCTGGACGAGGGTTTCGGCACATTGGACGCGTCCACCCTGGACACGGTCGCCGCGACGCTGGAGAACCTGGCCGCCACCGGCGATCGGATGGTCGGCGTGGTCACCCACGTCCAGGCGCTGGCCGAGCGCATCCCGGTGCGCTTCGAGATCACCAAGGACGCCCGCACCGCCCGCGTGGAGCGGCTCGGATAG
- a CDS encoding TrkA family potassium uptake protein yields the protein MAAPKRITANAIERGQIKLPEREFDPVRHIGRRILYGLLILAVVVCVVMADSTGYRDGADGQMSWLDALYYATVTLSTTGYGDIVPVSPTARLVNILVITPLRIAFLAVLIGTAFEVAGRRFRDQYRRDRWRKTLRGHTVVIGYGTKGANAIRQLQATGVTPDHVVVVDSRQDYVDEANRDGYAAVLGDATREVVLRQAAVPTAARVVIATNRDDTAVLATLTVRQLNPKCLVVASIREAENEPLLLRSGADAVITSSAAAGRLLGVAAQSPLVSEVYSDLLVHGDGLELAERPARPEEVGHHTHEIPEPVVAVLRGGRALPYQEAGAVEPGDTLVVVGCRPRTKGAPSESVVAMP from the coding sequence ATGGCCGCGCCGAAGAGGATCACCGCGAACGCGATCGAGCGCGGGCAGATCAAGCTGCCGGAGCGAGAGTTCGACCCGGTGCGCCACATCGGCCGCCGTATCCTGTACGGGCTGCTGATCCTCGCCGTCGTCGTCTGTGTCGTCATGGCCGACAGCACGGGCTACCGAGACGGCGCCGACGGCCAGATGAGCTGGCTGGACGCGCTCTACTACGCGACCGTGACGCTGTCGACCACGGGCTACGGCGACATCGTGCCGGTCAGCCCGACCGCCCGGCTGGTGAACATCCTGGTCATCACCCCGCTGCGGATAGCCTTCCTGGCCGTGCTCATCGGCACGGCGTTCGAGGTGGCCGGGCGCCGGTTCCGTGACCAGTACCGCCGCGACCGCTGGAGGAAGACCTTGCGCGGACACACCGTCGTCATCGGGTACGGCACCAAGGGCGCCAACGCCATCCGGCAGCTGCAGGCCACCGGCGTCACGCCCGACCACGTCGTGGTGGTGGACAGCCGGCAGGACTACGTGGACGAGGCCAACCGGGACGGATACGCCGCGGTGCTCGGCGATGCCACCCGCGAGGTGGTGCTGCGCCAGGCCGCCGTGCCGACGGCCGCCCGGGTCGTGATCGCCACCAACCGCGACGACACCGCGGTGCTGGCCACCCTCACGGTCCGCCAGCTCAACCCGAAGTGCCTGGTCGTCGCGTCGATCCGGGAGGCCGAGAACGAGCCGCTGCTGCTGCGCTCCGGCGCCGACGCGGTGATCACCTCGTCCGCGGCGGCGGGCCGCCTGCTCGGCGTCGCGGCCCAGTCGCCGCTGGTCAGCGAGGTGTATTCGGACCTGCTCGTACACGGGGACGGCCTGGAGCTGGCGGAGCGGCCCGCGCGGCCGGAGGAGGTCGGGCACCACACGCACGAAATCCCGGAGCCGGTGGTCGCCGTGCTGCGCGGCGGGCGCGCGCTGCCCTACCAGGAGGCCGGGGCGGTCGAGCCGGGCGACACGCTGGTCGTGGTCGGGTGCCGGCCGCGCACCAAGGGCGCTCCGAGCGAGTCCGTCGTCGCCATGCCGTGA
- a CDS encoding ATP-binding protein, with product MRVSEEQPGTPVGRVLGTEDASPLTFWVAVAEGSYLQLDDVVVTQRELPDLGAVTIAGVVTSVRARHEGASFDSDVFAIADGMLPAQVQEAAEVTVTRVDPEVYVPPLPGAVAFRAEGAARDGALSFDRMHRRLPIGTGRDGMPVYLNADFLDGSRGAHVSISGISGVATKTSFATFLLYSVFRSGVFGGDAVNTKALIFNVKGEDLLFLDHPNTRLDERTRAQYHKLGLEAAPFPQVNVFAPARAGDPTGSPDVASRLTGVDPFYWTLAQFCTDRLLPYVFADADDERQQYTMVVHSVTAQLAKHAVPTDGAITLDGFRINSYEQLVDHLVEQLNDEDTRGVWAGSSIGVATVNAFARRLINSKRDLARLIRGDLPERRAHSISTAESAQVTVVDLHNLPDRAQRFVVGVTLKTEFERKEKAGSAKPLLFVVLDELNKYAPRDGSSPIKDVLLDIAERGRSLGVVLIGAQQTASEVERRIVANSAIRVVGRLDPAEAGRPEYGFLPPAQRQRVLLAKPGTMFVGQPEIPVPLAVEFPFPAWATRPGEAGPAPRATLASLVSAADPFAVVGSGARNGIPDDDIPF from the coding sequence GTGCGGGTGAGCGAGGAGCAGCCGGGAACACCGGTCGGGCGGGTGCTGGGCACCGAGGACGCGAGTCCGCTGACCTTCTGGGTCGCGGTCGCCGAGGGGTCGTACCTGCAGCTCGACGACGTCGTGGTGACCCAGCGGGAGTTGCCCGACCTGGGTGCGGTGACCATCGCGGGGGTGGTGACCAGTGTGCGGGCCCGGCATGAGGGCGCGAGCTTCGACTCGGACGTGTTCGCCATCGCCGACGGCATGCTGCCCGCGCAGGTGCAGGAGGCGGCCGAGGTCACGGTGACCCGGGTCGATCCCGAGGTGTACGTGCCGCCGCTGCCGGGCGCGGTGGCGTTCCGGGCGGAGGGCGCGGCGCGCGACGGTGCGCTGTCGTTCGACCGGATGCACCGCCGCCTGCCGATCGGCACCGGCCGCGACGGCATGCCGGTCTACCTCAACGCGGACTTCCTCGACGGCAGCCGGGGCGCGCACGTGTCCATCTCCGGCATCTCGGGCGTCGCGACCAAGACCAGCTTCGCGACCTTCCTGCTGTACTCCGTGTTCCGCTCGGGCGTGTTCGGCGGCGACGCGGTCAACACCAAGGCGCTGATCTTCAACGTGAAGGGTGAGGACCTGCTGTTCCTCGACCACCCGAACACTCGGCTGGACGAGCGCACCCGCGCGCAGTATCACAAGCTCGGCCTGGAGGCCGCGCCGTTCCCGCAGGTCAACGTCTTCGCACCGGCGCGGGCGGGTGATCCGACCGGCAGCCCGGACGTGGCCAGCAGGCTGACCGGGGTGGACCCGTTCTACTGGACGCTCGCGCAGTTCTGCACCGACCGGCTGCTGCCGTACGTGTTCGCCGACGCCGACGACGAGCGGCAGCAGTACACGATGGTGGTGCACTCGGTGACCGCGCAGCTGGCGAAGCACGCGGTGCCGACCGACGGCGCGATCACCCTCGACGGCTTCCGGATCAACAGCTACGAGCAGCTCGTCGACCACCTGGTCGAGCAGCTGAACGACGAGGACACCCGGGGTGTCTGGGCGGGCAGCTCGATCGGCGTGGCGACGGTCAACGCGTTCGCCCGGCGCCTGATCAACAGCAAGCGGGACCTGGCCCGGCTGATCCGCGGCGACCTGCCGGAGCGCCGCGCGCACAGCATCTCCACCGCGGAGAGCGCCCAGGTCACCGTGGTGGACCTGCACAACCTGCCGGACCGGGCGCAGCGCTTCGTGGTCGGTGTGACGCTGAAGACCGAGTTCGAGCGCAAGGAGAAGGCGGGCTCGGCCAAGCCGCTGCTGTTCGTGGTGCTCGACGAGCTGAACAAGTACGCGCCCCGCGACGGCTCCAGCCCGATCAAGGACGTGCTGCTCGACATCGCCGAGCGCGGCCGCTCGCTGGGCGTGGTGCTGATCGGCGCGCAGCAGACCGCGTCCGAGGTGGAGCGGCGCATCGTGGCCAACTCGGCGATCCGGGTGGTGGGCCGGCTGGACCCGGCCGAGGCCGGCCGCCCGGAGTACGGCTTCCTCCCGCCCGCGCAGCGCCAGCGGGTGCTGCTGGCCAAGCCGGGCACCATGTTCGTGGGCCAGCCGGAGATCCCAGTGCCGCTGGCGGTGGAGTTCCCGTTCCCGGCCTGGGCGACCCGGCCCGGCGAGGCGGGCCCCGCCCCGCGCGCGACCCTGGCGAGCCTGGTCAGCGCAGCGGACCCGTTCGCCGTGGTCGGCTCGGGTGCCCGCAACGGCATCCCCGACGACGACATCCCCTTCTAG
- a CDS encoding DNA-3-methyladenine glycosylase, with protein sequence MTERHELPERYDIATTLGQLSLGRHDPCSRWIDGVYWLAARTPEGPGSLALRSAAGHLHVEAYGEGAGWLAGHADAIAGLRDDLTGFPELSQAHPFVARLAREHAGLRLPATRLAFPRLLRAVCEQKVTGTEAYRAYSAIVRKFGSKAPGPAERLWLPPEPEVIAATPYYEFHPLGLEQKRADTLRRVAAQAARLQRRPDSASLTAHLLTIRGIGPWTAAETAAVVFGDPDAVSVGDFHLPNFVCYALAGEPRGTDARMLELLSPFTGHRGRVCHLIELSGLGAPKYGPRQPLRTFHTY encoded by the coding sequence GTGACCGAGCGACACGAGCTGCCCGAGCGATACGACATCGCCACCACGCTCGGGCAGCTCAGCCTCGGCCGGCACGACCCCTGCTCGCGCTGGATCGACGGCGTGTACTGGCTGGCTGCCCGGACCCCCGAGGGACCGGGCAGCCTCGCCCTGCGCTCCGCGGCCGGCCACCTGCACGTCGAGGCGTACGGCGAGGGCGCCGGCTGGCTGGCCGGGCACGCCGACGCGATCGCCGGGCTGCGCGACGATCTCACCGGCTTCCCCGAGCTGTCGCAGGCGCACCCGTTCGTCGCCCGGCTGGCGCGGGAACACGCCGGGCTGCGCCTGCCCGCGACCCGCCTGGCCTTCCCCCGCCTGCTGCGCGCCGTCTGCGAGCAGAAGGTCACCGGCACCGAGGCCTACCGGGCGTACTCCGCGATCGTCCGGAAGTTCGGCAGCAAGGCCCCGGGCCCCGCCGAGCGGCTGTGGCTGCCGCCCGAGCCCGAGGTCATCGCCGCCACGCCGTACTACGAGTTCCACCCGCTGGGGCTGGAGCAGAAGCGCGCCGACACGCTGCGCCGGGTCGCCGCCCAGGCCGCCCGCCTCCAACGCCGCCCCGACAGCGCCAGCCTCACCGCCCACCTGCTCACCATCCGCGGCATCGGCCCCTGGACCGCCGCCGAGACCGCCGCGGTCGTCTTCGGCGACCCCGACGCCGTCTCCGTCGGCGACTTCCACCTGCCCAACTTCGTCTGCTACGCCCTGGCCGGCGAACCCCGCGGCACCGACGCCCGCATGCTCGAACTCCTCTCCCCCTTCACCGGCCACCGCGGCCGCGTCTGCCACCTCATCGAACTCTCCGGCCTTGGCGCCCCCAAATACGGCCCCCGCCAGCCCCTCCGCACCTTCCACACCTACTGA
- a CDS encoding exonuclease SbcCD subunit D: MRILHTSDWHVGKVLKGRSRISEQIAALHAVVQIAKAEQPDLIIVAGDLFDVAAPSPEATKVVTRALSALRATGAEVLAIAGNHDNGAALDALRSWADAAGIILRGRVSENPADHIVTGTTKGGERWSCVALPFLSQRYAVRALEMFELTEAEAQATYADHLARLMSRLAAEAFTDPGAVNLLTAHLTVVGGTMGGGERDAHCILGYAVPSSVFPSNAHYVALGHLHRAQLLPGACPVRYSGSPIAVDFGEEENTPSVTIVEVTAQTSARARTVPLPAATPLRTLRGTLAELAAQAEANNADDAWLRVYVAEPPRAGLREQVQELYPRALEIRVDPSVLPDAATRTARPQRNGRSAPQLFSDYLTHRGHEDPATKNLFERLYQEVSG; this comes from the coding sequence ATGCGCATCCTGCACACGTCCGACTGGCATGTCGGCAAGGTGCTCAAGGGCCGCTCCCGGATCAGCGAGCAGATCGCGGCGCTGCACGCGGTGGTCCAGATCGCCAAGGCCGAGCAGCCCGATCTGATCATCGTGGCCGGTGACCTGTTCGACGTGGCCGCCCCGTCCCCGGAGGCGACGAAGGTGGTGACCCGGGCGCTGAGCGCGCTGCGCGCCACCGGCGCGGAGGTGCTCGCCATCGCGGGCAACCACGACAACGGCGCGGCGCTGGACGCGCTGCGGTCCTGGGCGGACGCGGCCGGGATCATCCTGCGCGGCCGGGTCAGCGAGAACCCCGCCGACCACATCGTCACCGGCACCACCAAGGGCGGCGAGCGGTGGAGCTGCGTCGCGCTGCCGTTCCTGTCCCAGCGGTACGCGGTGCGCGCGCTGGAGATGTTCGAGCTGACCGAGGCGGAGGCGCAGGCAACGTACGCTGATCACCTGGCCCGGCTGATGTCGCGGCTGGCCGCGGAGGCGTTCACCGACCCGGGCGCGGTCAACCTGCTCACCGCCCACCTGACCGTGGTCGGCGGCACGATGGGCGGCGGCGAGCGGGACGCGCACTGCATCCTCGGCTACGCGGTGCCGTCGTCGGTGTTCCCGAGCAACGCGCACTACGTGGCGCTGGGCCACCTGCACCGGGCGCAGCTGCTGCCGGGCGCGTGCCCGGTGCGCTACAGCGGCTCGCCGATCGCGGTGGACTTCGGCGAGGAGGAGAACACCCCGAGCGTCACCATCGTCGAGGTCACCGCGCAGACGTCGGCGCGGGCGCGCACGGTGCCGCTGCCCGCGGCGACGCCGCTGCGTACGCTGCGCGGCACGCTGGCGGAGCTGGCCGCCCAGGCCGAGGCGAACAACGCCGACGACGCCTGGCTGCGGGTGTACGTTGCCGAGCCGCCCCGGGCCGGGCTGCGCGAGCAGGTCCAGGAGCTGTATCCGCGCGCGCTGGAGATCCGGGTGGACCCGTCGGTGCTGCCCGACGCGGCGACGCGCACCGCGCGCCCGCAGCGCAACGGCCGCAGCGCCCCGCAGCTGTTCTCGGACTACCTGACCCACCGCGGCCACGAGGACCCGGCGACGAAGAACCTGTTCGAGCGGCTCTATCAGGAAGTGTCGGGGTGA
- a CDS encoding class I SAM-dependent methyltransferase produces MTAFDEYERRAWRGRAATYERSFALMCAYPAPALLDAAGVGAGVKVLDVGTGPGTVAALACARGADVTAVDPEESMLDAARRNAPAADVRHGVLPRLDLEDEAFDAVTANFVLNHVGDPVAALAELRRVTRVGGRIAFTVWPYPLPMLQRLWGDVTEALALPTPTPPLPRVAAEVNFSRTPDGLRGLLERAGLVELSCQEVVWTHHADPEDWWAAPASGMGSLGKVLATLPPSGVAAARAHYERLTAGHRTADGRLALPTGCLIAVGVVPPR; encoded by the coding sequence ATGACCGCGTTCGACGAGTACGAGCGGCGGGCGTGGCGGGGGCGTGCCGCCACGTACGAGCGCAGCTTCGCGCTGATGTGCGCGTACCCGGCACCGGCGCTGCTGGACGCCGCCGGGGTCGGGGCCGGGGTGAAGGTGCTCGACGTCGGCACCGGGCCCGGGACCGTCGCGGCGCTGGCGTGTGCGCGCGGCGCGGACGTCACCGCGGTCGACCCCGAGGAGAGCATGCTGGACGCGGCCCGGCGCAACGCGCCCGCGGCCGACGTGCGGCACGGGGTGCTGCCGCGGCTGGACCTCGAGGACGAGGCGTTCGACGCGGTCACCGCGAACTTCGTGCTCAACCACGTGGGGGATCCGGTGGCGGCGCTGGCCGAGCTGCGGCGGGTGACCCGGGTGGGTGGGCGGATCGCGTTCACGGTGTGGCCGTATCCGTTGCCGATGCTGCAGCGGCTGTGGGGGGATGTGACCGAGGCGCTCGCGTTGCCCACGCCGACGCCGCCGCTGCCAAGAGTCGCGGCGGAGGTCAACTTCTCGCGTACGCCGGACGGGCTGCGGGGGTTGCTGGAGCGGGCCGGGCTGGTCGAGTTGTCCTGCCAGGAGGTGGTGTGGACGCACCACGCCGATCCGGAGGACTGGTGGGCGGCGCCGGCGAGCGGGATGGGGTCGCTGGGGAAGGTGCTGGCCACGTTGCCGCCGTCGGGGGTGGCGGCGGCGCGGGCGCATTACGAGCGGCTCACCGCCGGCCACCGGACTGCCGACGGGCGGTTGGCGCTGCCGACCGGGTGTCTGATCGCGGTCGGAGTGGTCCCGCCGCGCTGA
- a CDS encoding dihydrofolate reductase family protein — translation MVRELAGLSDDELVRLYPRADRPWLRVNFVSSLDGAVAVDGLSAGLSGADDKRVFRLLRMLCDAVLVGAGTLRDEDYRPLTLDPVRRAWRQEHGLVAYPRLVVVSGTLRLDPAAPALAQAPVRPLILAGPAAPAAARRALAPVADVADLPDLAGGLRLLHARGLPQVLCEGGPLLLGALGAADLIDELCLTVSPLLAGAGAGRITAGTPHPPRPMRTVHVLAAGEGLLLTRHLRRDAATPGP, via the coding sequence CTGGTGCGGGAGCTGGCCGGGCTGAGCGACGACGAACTGGTGCGGCTCTACCCCCGCGCGGACCGGCCGTGGCTGCGGGTGAACTTCGTGTCCAGCCTGGACGGGGCGGTGGCCGTCGACGGCCTGTCGGCCGGGCTGTCCGGGGCCGACGACAAGCGGGTGTTCCGGCTGCTGCGCATGCTGTGCGACGCGGTGCTGGTCGGCGCCGGCACGCTGCGGGACGAGGACTACCGGCCGCTCACCCTGGACCCGGTCCGCCGTGCCTGGCGGCAGGAGCACGGGCTGGTCGCGTACCCCCGGCTGGTGGTGGTGTCGGGGACGCTGCGGCTCGACCCGGCCGCGCCCGCGCTGGCCCAGGCCCCCGTGCGGCCGCTGATCCTGGCCGGGCCCGCCGCGCCCGCGGCGGCCCGGCGGGCGCTGGCTCCGGTCGCGGACGTGGCCGATCTGCCCGACCTGGCGGGCGGGCTGCGGCTGCTGCACGCGCGGGGCCTGCCGCAGGTGCTGTGCGAGGGCGGGCCGCTGCTGCTCGGGGCGCTCGGGGCGGCCGACCTGATCGACGAGCTGTGCCTGACCGTGTCCCCGCTGCTGGCCGGGGCGGGCGCGGGCCGCATCACCGCCGGCACGCCGCACCCGCCGCGGCCCATGCGCACCGTGCACGTGCTCGCCGCGGGTGAAGGCCTGCTGCTGACCCGGCACCTGCGGCGCGACGCGGCCACCCCCGGCCCCTGA